GTAATATAGCAATCCGATTTGATTTCTGAATCACTCGTAGAGGTAAGGGACTGGGGACTGGGGACTGGGGACTGGGAAGAAGGAATAAAGGTGTACTGAGTTTTGTTCAAAAATCAAATATGAGTCCTATAGTAAAAAACAATCACCAATTACCAATTACCTATTACCAGGCAAACCGACTATATCGTAAGTAATTAGCCGAACTTGATATTACTAAGGTATTTGTTGAGTTTCGCGATCGCTCTACCCAACCTAGAATTCTTCTTCACTGAACGGTGTTGCAATATAATTCGCTACTACACAATCAAAGTCCGTCTATATGGACTATAATGATAATCTAAAGTTTTACAGCCCATGTAGCTAGATTTCGACTGTGTAGAAGCGACTTCTAGTCAATAGCATCTCACTTGTTCCCAAAATCTGGGATGCTCTTGTTATAGTTGCTATATCAAGTGCGAAAACTATAGTATTTCAACACCATATTTTGGGCCTACTTCACGCATTTTTTTGATTTGGTCTTCGAGCGCGATCGGTACGGGCGTATCTTTGTCTTTCACTAGATAGCCTACTTCTTCAAAAAAGTTTTCCAGCCCCGCAGGAATAGCTGTTGTGAAAGTTCTTGCTGGTGTAGTACCGACATTTTGAAAGGAATGAGGAATACCTTTAGGTGCATGAACAAAGCTACCAGCTGACAAGACTATCTTTTGATCTCCAACCTGGAACAATAACTCTCCCTCTAGGATGTAGAATGTCTCGTCTTCCCGATGATGAATGTGAGGTGGAGACCCATGACCGGATGGAATATAAAACTCAAATGTTGAGTAAGCTCCGCCAGTATCTTCACTAACTGCTTTAAAAGTGTATGTGTCTCCCACAACTGAGTAAACAAGACCTTCGCCTGTTGGTGACACTACTGGGCTAGTTTTGCTTGCCAATGTATTTCTCCTTATATCTGCTAGGATTTTTCAACGGGTCGCGCCCAGGATTCCCCAATTTCATGCGATCGCAAGTTGGGGAGAAATGGGCGCTCCTCTCCCTCGGTACTGAGGAAGAAATTTTTTTAAGATTTGGTTAGGGTCTCAATCTTCCCAATCCCCAGCCCCCAGTTCAAAATGTAAACTGCTCGCAAGTGCTACGCATACTTGCGAGTATCTGTTCACAAGTAGTTTATGAACCTCGACTGCAAGCTAAATTATCACTGCTCTATGCAGAGGTCACAAACCTAGAATTAGGATTTATAATCCTCACCAAAGAACTGGAGCAGCTGTTCAACCAGGAATTCTGGACGTTCTTCAGGAATAAAATGTCCACAGCCTTCAATGACTGTACCGCGAACATCAAGAGCAACTGCCTCCATCGCCTTAATTGGGCGATCGCCTAAACCATGAGAAGCTCCCAGAACTAGTACAGGCATTTTGAGTTTTGTTTTGGCATTTTCCTTATTTTGTTGCACCGACTCGTAAATAGCGCGGTAAAGTCCCAGAGAAGCGCGTACTGCTCCTGGTGCAGAATACCATCGAACATACTCGTCAATTTCAGCCTCAGAGATTCCAGTGGGGTTGTAAGAAAATTTATTGAAAAAGTAAGAAATGAATATGCGTTCTCTACCTGCAATCAGTGCTTCTGGCAGGTCAGGTACAGCATTAAAGTTAAAATGCCAAATTCCGCCACCTTGGCGTGAGGTTTCTGAGGAATATCCGGCTAGGTCTTCCCAGCCAAACCCTGGAAGCGTTGCATCAAGGTTGACAAATCTACGTACATCTTCTGGATGAGCAGACGCATAGGCGTAGTTAACTGGCGCACCCCAATCAGAACCAACTAAGAAAACGCGATCAAAACCTAGAGAATGGACTAATTGGTAAATATCTTCAGCTTCGGTGCGGCTATCATAGCCTACAGCAGGCTTGGAAGAGTCACCAAAGCCACGAATATCAACCGCAATCACTGTATAGTGTTCTGCTAAGGCTGGCATCACTTTATGCCACTGATACCAAGTATGCGGCCAACCGTGCAACAGAACTATTGCATCGCCTTTGCCACCGATTACGTAGTGCAGGCGTATGCCGTTAACAAAAGCATATTGATGGGTAAATTTTGCTTCGAGAGTTGTTTTGATATCTGCCAAATAACTGGTCATGATTGTACCTTTGCCTAAAAGTGCGTTGATGTTTTGTTCACGAGACTTTGGTTATACTTTTTAGAGCTTCCCTGAGTTTTTTGGTTGCTCTGATTGATACAACCTTGTGTCAGAAATATAGGTGAGCAAATTAGTTAATTGCTCCTACACCTCCACCGTCCACCCGAATATTTGCGCCGTTAATGTAATCTGCTAGCGGACTAGCTAAATATGCAATCATGTTTGCTATTTCCTCAGGTCGTCCCAGACGACCAGTTGGGTTAGGCCAATACTCTTGCATAGCGTGCTTTTCAATGTCTACCCACTCTTTACCCCATCCTTTGCTAAGAGCAATTTGATGAAAAATATTCTTTGCTCCTTCAGTTGCAATCAGACCAGGACTCACCGTGTTGACTGTAATGCCTGTTTGGAATAACTCCTTTGCAAGACTCACAGTCATATTTAAAATTGCGGCTTTTGTAGCTTGATAGTCAGGTAAGGAAGCATTGGGTTGAGTAGCTAATCCACTAGCAATCTGGATGATACGTCCCCAACCTAGCTGCTTCATTTGGGGTACAAGAAGCTGAATTAGCCGTACCATAGAAATCACGTTAGCGTTATAGACTTCAGCCCATTCCTCTGGTTGGCTAGTAGTCCAGCTCCGGTCTTCGTATGAGCCAGCATTATTGACCAAAATTTCCACACCATCAAAAATTGATAGTATTTTTTCAGCGACTTGCTTTGCGCCTTCGTTGGTTGTCAAATCTCCAGTAACAACAACAGCTTTTCCGCCATCAAGATTAATCTCTTGAGCCACTTTATTGGCTTGCTCTTGCCTGCGTCCGTGTATGATAACGATCGCACCTTCTTTTGCTAAAGCTTTAGCGATCGCTGCACCAAGCCCACTACTACTACCAGTAATAAGAACTCGTTTATCACGTAAATGTAAATCCATGAACTTACCTCATGGTTATATTTTTGTAGACTCTGTAACTTTGTTTGGCGATATGTAACAAACAACACGAAACCTAGCTCGGCTAATAGTTTAATGAACCGATGATAGGTCTGTATTCAACTTTGTGGTAATTCTCATCGGTGAGAAGATAGATTTAGTTTGTCTATTCCGAGAAATAATCACCAGCAAAGTTCAGTATTTTAAGAATAAACTTATGATGTTTTATGACAAAGTGTTTAAATAAAGTTTAAGTTTATCTTCAATTTTTGCTACCTAATGGTTAGAAAACAAGGATATAAAAAAGACTACAGTCTAAATAAAATATTTTTTAAGTGTGATGAAACTGAAGTTAGTAAGTTTTACTATTAGTAGCAATTTTTACTTACTATTTTAACAATGTTGAACTTATGGCGATCGTTCCCGCAGCGTCTCGTAGAGGAGGGAGCAAAGGTTTAGGCAACTCCAAGAAATAAATTATCCCGGTTGAAGTTGTTGACTGATAAATGATGAACGCCAGTTGCGCGAATGTCGGCACGCGATAGCCCACTGGCTCCTGTTGACTGTGAACAATAGGATATTTTTTTACTTAGAAGTCCCTTAAGTCGCCCACTAAAATCTCCGATTTGGTAGCTGGGAATAAGATGGGGTTGAAGCCCCATCTAAATTTTTACCTTTCTGTAGCGATTGCTTCGTTCATCGCTTCGGACACATTACATTTAATTATGACTACTTACTTGATAGAAAAATTACTATCAGCTACTAACTTAAGTAATTTGCTCCAAAAATTAATTGTATTAAGTGACTTTTTACACACCAAGATAAGTTTTCCTTAAAATCATTAACTTGACTTGTTAAATTTGTGAAAAATAGGCAAGTTAAATTTACATCTTAATTATGAGAATTTCAATGTCCAACTTAGCTGCTACATCAACTAAAACACAAATAATTAAAAACCTGTTTGAAGTACTAGAATCTGGGCCGAATGCTCCCATTCAGTCCTCAGAAAGATATGTTACATTCCTCACCGAAAGCGCACAATTTCGGTTTGGAAACTTAGATACTTTGGTTGGGCACAAAGCCATTAAAGACTCTCTAGTTGATTTTTGCCAACAAGTAAAGAGTATATATCACGACATCAAGCGAGAGTGGGAGATTGGAGATGTAGTGTTTCTGGATATGGAAGTCACTTACTACCGTCTTGATGGCATTGCCGTGACACTTCCTGTGATGGATTTCTTTCAATTTAAAGGTAACTTAATCCAAGAACTGGGAATTTACATGGACATTAGTCCAGTATTTGCTTGATTGGGTAAAGGCTAAAAGTTCAAGAGTGGAGAGAAAGTCCTGAGTTGAATCGCACGAAGTAAAGGTCAAACCTTTGCCTGGACTGATTTTTTTACCTTAAAAAGAACAAGAAAATGTTGAATTGGTATCATTTGGTTGAAAAAAAAACTAACAAATTAAAATTATTGTTGATATCTTTACTGTCTCTGGGTTTAACAGTCGTAGTACCTATGCTGGTGTCTGGGGTGTTAATACCAACTGTAAATGCACAGGAAAGCCTTGCGTCTACCAACTCACAAGTAAAGATCAGCATAGTTGCTAGAAACCTTAATAGTCCACGCGGACTTGCCTTCAGGACGGCGCACTTCACATTACAGAGGCTGGTATAAATGGGCAAGGAACACAAATTCCAGGGCCAGCACCGGGTGTGATTTTTAATTTTGGCTTGATGGCTTGAATGGTTCAGTGACTCGCGTTTATAAAGGAGTGCAAGAACGTATCATCACTGATTTGCCATCCACAACGGTAGATCCGGAAAGTACTCAGCTAACGCCGTCTGTCAATGGTAGCAGCCAAACTTTTGGCTGCTACCGACATAGCATTTGATCAAAAGGGAGATGCTTATATCATCCTTGGTTATGCCTGACTTTTCACGGTATCTGGAAAACCCCGCTTCCATTCCTCTCCCCTACAAGGAGAGAGGCTTTGATTTCTCCCCCTTCCCTCGTAGGGAAGGGGGCTGGGGGTTAGGTCTAGCGTTAGCTTTTCCACATGACGTGAAAAGTCAGTTGGTTATGCCACTGATCCATTCTATAAAAGCAGCCTGGATTACACTGGGGCAAATCTAGCGTCACTTCTCAAGATAAATTTAACCCCAAAGGGTAAAGTCGTGTCGATCAAAAAAATCGCCGACTTCGCACAGTACGAATCACAAAAAAATCCATCTTATGACGATCTGGTTAGCGATCCCTACTCTGTTTTAATCGAGGGCAATGACACTTTGGTTGTTGATGGAGGTGCTAACGATCTTCTAAGGGTTGATAAACATGGCAAAATTTCTACGGAGGCTGTTTTTTATCAGCGTTACTTTCCTGACGTAGAAATCCCCGTGCAAACCGTACCTAC
Above is a window of Nostoc sp. UHCC 0702 DNA encoding:
- a CDS encoding quercetin 2,3-dioxygenase, producing MASKTSPVVSPTGEGLVYSVVGDTYTFKAVSEDTGGAYSTFEFYIPSGHGSPPHIHHREDETFYILEGELLFQVGDQKIVLSAGSFVHAPKGIPHSFQNVGTTPARTFTTAIPAGLENFFEEVGYLVKDKDTPVPIALEDQIKKMREVGPKYGVEIL
- a CDS encoding alpha/beta hydrolase: MTSYLADIKTTLEAKFTHQYAFVNGIRLHYVIGGKGDAIVLLHGWPHTWYQWHKVMPALAEHYTVIAVDIRGFGDSSKPAVGYDSRTEAEDIYQLVHSLGFDRVFLVGSDWGAPVNYAYASAHPEDVRRFVNLDATLPGFGWEDLAGYSSETSRQGGGIWHFNFNAVPDLPEALIAGRERIFISYFFNKFSYNPTGISEAEIDEYVRWYSAPGAVRASLGLYRAIYESVQQNKENAKTKLKMPVLVLGASHGLGDRPIKAMEAVALDVRGTVIEGCGHFIPEERPEFLVEQLLQFFGEDYKS
- a CDS encoding SDR family NAD(P)-dependent oxidoreductase; this encodes MDLHLRDKRVLITGSSSGLGAAIAKALAKEGAIVIIHGRRQEQANKVAQEINLDGGKAVVVTGDLTTNEGAKQVAEKILSIFDGVEILVNNAGSYEDRSWTTSQPEEWAEVYNANVISMVRLIQLLVPQMKQLGWGRIIQIASGLATQPNASLPDYQATKAAILNMTVSLAKELFQTGITVNTVSPGLIATEGAKNIFHQIALSKGWGKEWVDIEKHAMQEYWPNPTGRLGRPEEIANMIAYLASPLADYINGANIRVDGGGVGAIN
- a CDS encoding nuclear transport factor 2 family protein, which translates into the protein MRISMSNLAATSTKTQIIKNLFEVLESGPNAPIQSSERYVTFLTESAQFRFGNLDTLVGHKAIKDSLVDFCQQVKSIYHDIKREWEIGDVVFLDMEVTYYRLDGIAVTLPVMDFFQFKGNLIQELGIYMDISPVFA